A genomic segment from Modestobacter roseus encodes:
- a CDS encoding ABC transporter ATP-binding protein — MSAPVLSVPGEPPAAGYSAAVRARGLRKTYGAGETAVHALAGVDVDVERGAFSAIMGPSGSGKSTLMHCLAGLDAASEGQVWLGDTELTSLRDEQLTKLRRERIGFVFQAFNLLPVLDAQENMLLPMQLAGQRPDQAWMDDVVGRLGLRDRLHHRPHELSGGQQQRVAVARALLPRPDVVFADEPTGNLDSRSGAEVLDLLRSSVRETGQTVVMVTHDPVAASYADRVVLLADGRLAGELQQPTVDSVISALRGLGD, encoded by the coding sequence GTGTCCGCTCCCGTCCTGTCCGTCCCCGGTGAGCCGCCGGCTGCCGGCTACTCCGCCGCCGTCCGCGCCCGCGGGCTGCGCAAGACCTACGGCGCCGGCGAGACCGCGGTGCACGCGCTGGCCGGCGTCGACGTCGACGTCGAGCGCGGTGCCTTCTCCGCGATCATGGGCCCCTCGGGCTCCGGCAAGTCGACGCTCATGCACTGCCTCGCCGGGCTCGACGCCGCCAGCGAGGGCCAGGTCTGGCTGGGCGACACCGAGCTGACCAGCCTCCGCGACGAGCAGCTCACCAAGCTGCGCCGCGAGCGGATCGGCTTCGTCTTCCAGGCGTTCAACCTGCTCCCCGTCCTCGACGCGCAGGAGAACATGCTGCTGCCGATGCAGCTGGCCGGGCAGCGACCCGACCAGGCCTGGATGGACGACGTCGTGGGCCGGCTCGGCCTCCGCGACCGGCTGCACCACCGCCCGCACGAGCTCTCCGGGGGCCAGCAGCAGCGGGTCGCCGTCGCCCGGGCGCTGCTCCCCCGGCCCGACGTCGTCTTCGCCGACGAGCCGACCGGCAACCTGGACTCCCGCTCCGGCGCCGAGGTGCTCGACCTGCTGCGCTCCAGCGTCCGGGAGACCGGCCAGACCGTCGTCATGGTCACCCACGACCCGGTGGCCGCCTCCTACGCCGACCGGGTCGTGCTGCTCGCCGACGGCCGGCTGGCCGGCGAGCTGCAGCAGCCCACCGTCGACTCGGTCATCAGCGCGCTGCGCGGACTGGGGGACTGA